The following proteins are co-located in the Microplitis demolitor isolate Queensland-Clemson2020A chromosome 3, iyMicDemo2.1a, whole genome shotgun sequence genome:
- the LOC103568835 gene encoding D-beta-hydroxybutyrate dehydrogenase, mitochondrial, whose translation MPAKKVIEEPDDSQTWELLERCLLPVAFSHAVAVIISTILNTLGISQTSSFVLFLLFLSLSVGFTLFYHNLKVTAAGKAVLVTGCDSRVGCALAKKLDELGFTVFAGFTNKTDNEEKVDKLKKDTSGRLHPLQLDITNEHDIHSAFLYVNENLPDGAPGLWALIHANAWITLGECEWVPLSVVRKSVDINFMSVARLTQVFLPLIRRCKGRIILVSSILARIPSPIRGIQCANGAALEAWGSCLRLEMRRWGVDVVIVEAGEYVAGNSWLKDNSALLNQARDMWVQLEPQTRKEYGEELFQKEMLSLEKYTKGPEADLTRVMRALVDGTTKTFPLKRYTPVTRKERLQAFLSDHIPKSIYDIIYTD comes from the exons atgccagcTAAAAAAGTTATCGAAGAGCCAGATGATAGTCAAACTTGGGAATTATTAGAGAGATGTCTTCTACCAGTAGCTTTTTCGCACGCGGTCGCAGTTATTATTTCTACTATTCTTAACACCCTTGGAATTTCGCAGACTTCAAGTTTTGTGTTATTTCTTCTCTTTTTATCATTATCCGTAGGTTTCACCCTCTTCTATCACAACCTCAAg GTGACTGCAGCTGGCAAAGCTGTCCTTGTAACTGGATGTGACTCGAGAGTCGGATGTGCTTTAGCAAAAAAACTCGATGAACTA ggATTTACGGTATTCGCTGGATTCACAAACAAAACTGACAATGAAGAAAAagtcgataaattaaaaaaagataccTCTGGCAGATTGCATCCATTACAATTAGATATAACTAATGAACATGACATACATTCAGCTTTTCTTTACGTTAACGAAAATTTACCCGACGGTGCCccag gaTTATGGGCATTGATACATGCGAATGCTTGGATTACTCTAGGCGAATGTGAATGGGTTCCCCTTTCAGTAGTAAGGAAAAGTGttgacattaattttatgagtGTCGCACGATTAACTCAA gTGTTTTTACCCCTGATTAGACGTTGCAAAGGACGTATTATTTTGGTGTCTAGTATTTTGGCTCGAATTCCAAGCCCGATTAGAGGAATCCAATGTGCGAATGga GCTGCATTAGAAGCATGGGGTTCATGTTTGAGACTGGAAATGCGCAGATGGGGCGTGGATGTTGTTATTGTCGAGGCTGGTGAATATGTTGCTGGTAATTCGTGGTTGAAAGACAACTCGGCTCTTCTAAATCAAGCTAGAGACATGTGGGTACAACTGGAACCACAAACAAGAAAAGAGTATGGTGAGGAATTGTTTCAAAAAGAGATGCTGTCGCTGGAAAAATATACCAAGGGTCCAGAAGCTGATTTGACTCGCGTTATGAGAGCATTAGTTGATGGTACTACGAAAACTTTTCCGTTGAAAAGATACACACCAGTCACTCGTAAAGAAAGACTACAAGCATTTCTCAGTGATCATATTCCTAAATctatttatgatattatttatactgattaa
- the LOC103568837 gene encoding protein disulfide-isomerase A3 produces MLSKWFILCFLALGALAAEEDVLELTDSDFTAELDRHDNTLVMFYAPWCGHCKRLKPEYAEAAGMLKGSDPAITLAKVDCTEAGKETCSKYGVSGYPTLKIFSKSEMVSEYNGPREAKGIVKHMKSQVGPASKELKTEDCQKGFLDTDEVSFIGYFADEKSELAKSFQAVAKKLREKARFAHTFAKSLLEKEGLKNHIKLYRPKVLQNKFEDSTVEHKGGSSIADVSDFVTKNYFGLVGVRTRDNAASFENPLVVAYYAVDYVKNPKGTNYWRNRIMKVAKDFPEFNFAISNKDDFQHELNDFGVDFAKGDKPVVFAKDDKGLKYVLKDEFSVDNFQKFVKDFEEKNLEPFIKSEPVPEDNSGNVKVVVAKNFEEVVTKPDADVLIEFYAPWCGHCQKLTPIYEELGEKMAKENVVIAKMDATANDVPPEFEVRGFPTLYWVPKKSKNSPVKYEGGRELNDFVKYIAEHSTDKLKGYDRKGNPVKSPSDEL; encoded by the exons atgttatccAAGTGGTTTATTTTGTGCTTCCTGGCTCTCGGAGCTCTGGCCGCTGAAGAAGACGTTCTTGAACTCACAGACAGTGATTTTACCGCTGAATTAGATCGTCATGACAACACACTTGTTATGTTTTACGCACCATG gTGTGGACATTGTAAACGACTTAAGCCCGAGTATGCTGAAGCCGCTGGTATGCTAAAAGGCAGTGACCCTGCCATCACCTTGGCTAAAGTTGATTGTACTGAAGCTGGTAAAGAAACCTGTAGCAAATATGGAGTCAGTGGTTACCCAACATTGAAAATATTCTCCAAGAGTGAAATGGTCAGTGAGTACAATGGACCACGTGAAGCTAAAGGAATTGTTAAGCATATGAAG AGTCAAGTTGGACCAGCTTCCAAGGAACTTAAGACTGAAGACTGCCAGAAAGGATTCTTGGATACTGATGAAGTCAGTTTTATTGGTTACTTTGCTGATGAAAAGTCCGAGCTTGCTAAGTCCTTCCAAGCTGTTGCTAAAAAATTGCGTGAGAAAGCACGTTTCGCTCACACATTCGCAAAATCACTGTTGGAAAAAGAAGGACTTAAGAACCATATTAAGTTGTACCGTCCTAAGGTCttgcaaaataaatttgaagacAGCACAGTCGAACACAAAGGTGGAAGCTCAATTGCTGATGTCAGCGACTTCGTTACTAAGAATTACTTTGGTTTGGTCGGTGTTCGTACTCGCGACAATGCCGCGTCATTTGAAAATCCACTGGTGGTCGCTTACTACGCCGTTGACTACGTGAAAAATCCAAAGGGTACCAACTACTGGCGTAACAGAATCATGAAGGTTGCCAAGGACTTCCCTGAATTTAACTTTGCCATCTCGAACAAAGACGACTTCCAACATGAGCTCAATGACTTCGGTGTTGACTTTGCCAAGGGTGACAAGCCAGTTGTATTTGCAAAGGATGACAAGGGTCTTAAATACGTTCTCAAGGACGAATTCAGCGTCGACAACTTCCAGAAATTCGTTAAAGACTTTGAAGAGAAGAACTTGGAGCCATTCATCAAGTCCGAACCAGTACCAGAAGACAACTCTGGCAACGTCAAGGTCGTTGTTGCTAAAAACTTCGAGGAAGTCGTCACTAAACCTGACGCTGATGTTCTTATTGAGTTCTACGCACCTTGGTGTGGACATTGTCAGAAGCTGACACCCATCTACGAAGAATTGGGTGAAAAAATGGCCAAAGAAAACGTTGTCATTGCCAAAATGGATGCTACCGCTAACGACGTACCACCAGAGTTTGAAGTACGCGGCTTCCCAACTCTCTACTGGGTGCCCAAGAAGTCCAAAAACTCACCAGTCAAGTACGAGGGTGGACGAGAGCTCAATGACTTCGTTAAATACATCGCCGAGCACTCGACTGACAAACTCAAGGGTTACGACCGTAAAGGAAACCCCGTCAAGTCTCCAAGTGACGAGTTGTAA